The nucleotide sequence TCTTCTTTTTGAATGGTGCTTTTTTCCGTCACCACCGGGCGTCTGATGATCTCGTATACGTTCATTAGAGCAACCTCCCTTCAATGGCTTCGATGGCGCCTTGGGCGAGAATGAGATTGCCGTACTTCAGAATGTCATATACGTTCAGACCGGCGGTGGGCATGACCTTCACGCCCTTCATGTTCCTGGCCGAAAGCTCCAGGTTCTTCTCTTCGCCTGTGGTGACGATGAGGGCGGTGTCCACGCCCATGGCCGCCATGGCTTCAGCGAAGGCCTTTGTCTTGATTTCCGGAAGATCCATGTTGTCCACGACCTTCAAGCTGTTGTCCGCCAGCTTGGAGGAAAGGGCCATTTTAAGGGCGGCTTTGCGCACTTTCTTGGGCACCTTATAGGAGTAGTCCCGGGGATGGGGCCCGAAAACCACGCCTCCGCCTCTCAGAACCGGAGACTTGATGTCGCCTTTTCTTGCGCGGCCTGTTCCTTTTTGGCGGTAGAGCTTCCGTGTGCTGCCGCGAACGTCGGAGCGGTTCTTGACGCATACCGTGCCGGCACGGCGGTTGGCCAGCTGCATGACCACGACTTCGTGGAGCACGCTGCCCTTTACTTC is from Desulfatibacillum aliphaticivorans DSM 15576 and encodes:
- the rplD gene encoding 50S ribosomal protein L4, which produces MAKVEVCNMSGEKVSEIDLADEIFGVEVKGSVLHEVVVMQLANRRAGTVCVKNRSDVRGSTRKLYRQKGTGRARKGDIKSPVLRGGGVVFGPHPRDYSYKVPKKVRKAALKMALSSKLADNSLKVVDNMDLPEIKTKAFAEAMAAMGVDTALIVTTGEEKNLELSARNMKGVKVMPTAGLNVYDILKYGNLILAQGAIEAIEGRLL